A single window of Nicotiana sylvestris chromosome 5, ASM39365v2, whole genome shotgun sequence DNA harbors:
- the LOC104246154 gene encoding DNA-directed RNA polymerases II, IV and V subunit 9A, translating to MSTMKFCRECNNILYPKEDKEQKILLYACRNCDHQEPAENNCVYRNEIHHSAAERTQVLQDVAADPTLPRTKSVRCSQCGHGEAVFFQATARGEEGMTLFFVCCNPNCGHRWRD from the exons ATGAGTACTATGAAATTTTGCCGAGAATG TAACAATATTTTGTATCCTAAAGAAGACAAGGAGCAGAAGATCCTCCTTTATGCTTGCCGTAATTGTGATCATCAG GAGCCTGCTGAAAACAATTGCGTGTATAGAAATGAGATACATCATTCTGCTGCGGAGCGCACACAAGTGTTGCAGGATGTAGCAGCAGATCCAACTTTGCCTCGTACAAAATCTGTTCGATGTTCTCAATGTGGTCATGGAGAAGCAGTTTTCTTCCAG GCAACTGCAAGGGGAGAAGAAGGTATGACACTCTTCTTTGTTTGCTGCAACCCGAATTGTGGACACAGGTGGAGAGATTGA
- the LOC104246155 gene encoding DELLA protein RGL1-like, which translates to MWDSPKLYTIESTEMDLDLFASGLGKDQVVEEEQQQQQDELQLLVDFVSLDDWDFDVVPLQHQSNVEKTFQTKKSYEITESKKSMETPLPSALKILKDYNNRFRRSKAENNIISMQTDKSKCKLSTDEILRLGAEKFIQSFTISREEAYMFSHPFASSFLSLSEDDTRNIALVEYLLASAEKVGQKEFDRAQNLLNECDKSCSKKGNPIQRLVYYFCRALHDRINWETGRGTSKGIGMKRLAYIEDSLMNLNSSMIAAHQSVPLSQVTQFAGVQAIIDHVVESEKVHIIDLEIGSGMQWTILMQALATNQCESSFKHLKLTALCTKLRHKIEDTCERLMSFAKSLNLSFSFNIVMVEDIMELKQEYFELDDEEAVVIFAQYFLMRMLARPDKLDALMRVIKGINPRAMIVIEVEANHNSPVFVDRFVEALFFYGAFFDALEDCMKHDEKSRTATESEHLNQGIRIIVAAEGEERTIRHVKIDVWRMFFARYGMEEVELSKSSLYQANLVLKNFACGSSCTLEMNQYCLLIGWKGTPLSSLSAWTFS; encoded by the coding sequence ATGTGGGATTCACCTAAGCTGTACACAATAGAATCAACTGAAATGGACTTGGACTTGTTTGCCTCCGGCCTCGGGAAGGATCAAGTAGTagaagaagaacaacaacaacaacaagacgAGTTGCAACTCCTTGTAGATTTTGTTAGTCTTGATGATTGGGATTTTGATGTTGTCCCTTTACAACATCAGTCTAATGTGGAGAAAACTTTCCAAACGAAGAAATCGTATGAGATTACTGAATCAAAAAAGAGTATGGAAACTCCATTGCCTTCAGCACTCAAGATCTTGAAAGATTATAACAACAGGTTCAGAAGATCAAAGGCAGAAAACAATATTATTAGTATGCAAACAGATAAGAGTAAATGTAAGTTATCTACCGATGAAATCCTTCGTTTGGGTGCTGAAAAGTTCATCCAATCATTTACTATAAGTCGCGAAGAAGCATACATGTTTAGCCATCCATTTGCTAGCTCATTTCTTAGCCTTTCTGAGGATGACACTAGAAATATAGCACTCGTCGAATACCTTCTAGCTTCTGCTGAGAAAGTAGGGCAGAAGGAGTTTGATCGTGCACAAAACCTTCTTAATGAGTGTGACAAGTCATGTTCCAAGAAAGGAAATCCGATACAGAGATTGGTATACTATTTTTGTCGAGCACTTCATGACAGAATTAACTGGGAAACGGGAAGAGGTACCTCGAAAGGAATTGGAATGAAACGATTAGCTTATATAGAGGATTCGTTAATGAACTTAAACTCCTCTATGATTGCAGCACATCAAAGTGTACCTCTAAGTCAGGTGACTCAGTTTGCCGGTGTTCAAGCCATCATCGATCATGTAGTAGAATCCGAAAAGGTTCATATAATAGATCTTGAGATTGGTAGTGGGATGCAATGGACAATATTGATGCAAGCTCTTGCCACAAATCAATGTGAATCATCATTTAAACATCTCAAGTTAACTGCTTTATGTACCAAATTAAGGCATAAAATTGAGGATACATGTGAGCGATTAATGAGCTTCGCGAAGTCCTTGAACTTGTCCTTTTCTTTCAACATTGTAATGGTTGAAGATATCATGGAACTAAAGCAAGAATATTTTGAGCTAGATGATGAGGAAGCTGTTGTTATCTTCGCGCAATACTTCCTCATGAGAATGTTAGCGCGACCAGATAAATTGGACGCGTTGATGAGAGTGATCAAAGGTATTAATCCTCGAGCAATGATCGTTATAGAAGTGGAAGCAAACCATAATTCACCTGTATTCGTAGACCGGTTTGTGGAAGCTCTATTCTTCTACGGTGCATTTTTTGACGCGTTAGAGGATTGTATGAAGCACGACGAAAAAAGCAGGACAGCTACAGAATCAGAACATTTGAACCAAGGAATAAGGATCATTGTGGCAGCTGAGGGTGAGGAAAGAACAATCAGACACGTGAAAATCGATGTCTGGAGGATGTTTTTCGCGCGATATGGTATGGAGGAAGTTGAGCTGAGCAAGTCTTCATTGTATCAGGCAAATCTGGTGCTAAAGAATTTTGCTTGTGGGAGTTCTTGCACTCTGGAAATGAACCAATATTGTCTGCTCATTGGATGGAAAGGTACCCCTCTCAGTTCACTTTCTGCTTGGACATTTTCTTGA